In Haematobia irritans isolate KBUSLIRL chromosome 1, ASM5000362v1, whole genome shotgun sequence, a genomic segment contains:
- the LOC142222167 gene encoding uncharacterized protein LOC142222167 isoform X1, with amino-acid sequence MSKQGTDSDSSEEFFDAEDSTPNRVSTLSRKSIIDNSQAPQEFIYPDPAVRVASSDSDATPIGTVTPATSSPSSSLSARCTKQDVFVEPKPVQATYGRQRFDELRQYMQNDEDDNPGNTLTPDSQNSSTDGVFANRPTHPFKVVENDAMSVQSMTSLGRVGRILAGSIDPSSMSIDREYFANSSQQQQRLQQNQLVNSGSSSTLSSLKSASIPPSQNETSSSRAFATPPATTSSFGGATDAAPVTLQEPDVIASTKLAHSKTTDSITSSGPVAPPRRKKKSKKGSSSSSDHFNMNDGMRLPTVDTDTDSDTRSVKSVRDVQQRLRDDLVKEIEKSWNETSSLQNSIAGSGTTSITTGVGNAAICAGGSSGGITTSATMPMTLGGAGGVLTSISALGGNVSSACSSVNVSSNTVVSASGTSLSQMSICNARPVTTAAIGGSINRISHSLGNSSTSVYSKPSPSNSAKSNSAPGRVSSIDPSQSLNLYKATQGGYVVKPRDEQSNKAEGPTLEEMERIERIFSDNNSPRPKLGTGSNSLGSGTRYPSLIYRSSSDKERRKSAGDEDVLKQMNIDVRIRTNSGKQLSDIEILEQVPVTNLETGETMPLSEVRSPPVPEGWNPLSLHIHKLTSHLEVTQKESDDESVIGIPPSSEGQPQEEDEGETEDGSRLKKKTAKIKRFFGSTMRKTVDKAKSLASEVSHARHKEDVADIVDVMNPEQNIKIKASSTNKGPYEFTKLQHVQDLSGEHTGAVWCMKFSSCGRLLATAGQDKVLRIWVLKDAYPFFQDMRTKYNADQKSSPTPSQESLVSQHSAEDAIAMATAAEKCTGPFMPKSFCTYIGHTSDLLDVSWSKNYFILSSSMDKTVRLWHISRKECLCCFQHIDFVTAIAFHPRDDRYFLSGSLDGKLRLWNIPDKKVALWNEVDGQTKLITAANFCQNGQFAVVGSYDGRCIFYNTDQLKYHTQIHVRSTRGKNRIGRKISGIEPMPGEDKIVVTSNDSRVRLYDLRDLNLSCKYKGYLNASSQIKASFSHDGKYIIAGSENQCIYIWKTNHDYSKLSSVRRDRSDFWEGIKAHNATVTCAIFAPHPEAIIKPEPDEISKEKQTNNQPDPLVEQHKKGCGYVMVSADFNGAIKVFINKTKPKHSSLPYTAIAD; translated from the exons ATGAGTAAACAAGGAACCGATTCCGACAGCTCCGAAGAATTTTTCGATGCGGAAGATTCTACACCCAATAGGGTGTCAACACTAAG ccGCAAATCTATCATTGACAACTCTCAAGCACCTCAGGAATTTATATACCCCGATCCTGCGGTTAGAGTCGCTTCTTCGGACAGTGACGCCACACCCATTGGCACTGTCACTCCGGCCACAAGTAGTCCCAGCAGTAGTTTGAGTGCACGATGCACAAAGCAAGATGTTTTCGTTGAACCAAAACCAGTGCAGGCCACT TATGGTAGACAGCGTTTTGATGAATTACGTCAATACATGCAAAACGATGAAGATGATAATCCTGGAAATACATTAACGCCTGATTCTCAG AATAGTTCAACAGATGGGGTATTTGCGAATCGCCCCACTCATCCATTTAAGGTGGTGGAAAATGATGCCATGAGTGTACAAAGTATGACATCTTTAGGTCGGGTTGGGCGAATATTAGCGGGGAGCATTGATCCATCTTCGATGAGCATTGATCGTGAATATTTCGCTAATAGTAGCCAGCAACAGCAACGCCTTCAGCAGAACCAATTGGTGAATAGTGGGTCTTCGTCGACTCTTAGCAGCCTAAAGTCTGCAAGCATTCCACCTAGTCAAAATGAAACAAGCAGTAGTCGTGCATTTGCAACACCACCAGCGACAACTTCTAGTTTTGGGGGTGCCACTGATGCCGCCCCCGTAACATTGCAAGAACCTGACGTAATAGCAAGTACGAAATTGGCCCAttctaaaactacggattctattacATCTAGTGGACCCGTTGCGCCACCTAGACGAAAAAAGAAGTCGAAAAAAGGATCTTCAAGTTCGTCGGATCATTTTAATATGAATGATGGCATGCGTTTGCCAACAGTAGATACAGATACGGATAGTGATACACGGTCTGTTAAAAGTGTTCGCGATGTCCAACAAAGATTAAGAGACGATTTGGTGAAGGAAATCGAAAAAAGTTGGAATGAAACGAGTTCCTTACAAAATAGCAtcgctggaagtggtacaacaaGCATAACAACTGGAGTTGGAAATGCTGCCATTTGCGCTGGCGGTAGTAGCGGTGGTATAACAACATCGGCTACTATGCCCATGACACTGGGTGGCGCGGGAGGTGTCCTTACTAGTATTAGTGCCTTAGGCGGTAATGTTTCCTCAGCCTGTTCGTCTGTTAATGTTTCCAGTAATACCGTAGTATCCGCATCAGGCACTTCTTTGAGTCAAATGTCAATATGTAATGCACGTCCAGTAACTACCGCAGCCATAGGAGGTTCTATAAATCGTATATCACATTCTCTTGGTAATAGTTCCACATCTGTCTACTCTAAGCCTAGTCCATCGAATTCTGCTAAAAGTAATTCTGCACCTGGTCGCGTAAG CTCCATTGATCCTTCACAGAGTTTAAATCTATATAAAGCCACCCAAGGTGGGTATGTGGTCAAACCACGAGATGAGCAATCCAATAAGGCTGAAGGCCCAACCTTGGAAGAAATGGAACGCATTGAACGTATATTTAGTGATAATAATAGTCCAAGACCGAAATTAGGCACCGGATCGAACAGTTTGGGAAGCGGTACAAG GTATCCCTCATTAATTTATCGTTCCAGTAGTGATAAGGAACGCCGCAAATCTGCCGGCGATGAAGACGTTTTAAAACAAATGAATATTGATGTTCGTATAAGAACGAATTCTGGTAAACAATTATCCGATATAGAAATACTCGAACAAGTGCCAGTAACAAATCTTGAAACTGGCGAAACAATGCCATTGTCCGAAGTTCGGTCTCCTCCTGTGCCAGAGGGTTGGAATCCTTTATCGTTGCATATTCATAAGCTAACATCACATTTAGAGGTGACACAAAAGGAATCTGATGATGAGAGTGTCATTGGTATACCACCAAGTAGTGAGGGACAGCCACAAGAGGAGGACGAGGGTGAGACTGAAGATGGTAGCCGTTTGAAGAAGAAAACTGCAAAAATTAAGCGATTTTTCGGTTCAACTATGCGAAAGACGGTGGACAAAGCAAAATCCTTGGCCTCAGAGGTTAGCCATGCTCGTCATAAAGAAGATGTGGCCGATATTGTTGATGTCATGAATCCtgagcaaaatattaaaataaaagcaTCATCGACGAACAAAGGACCGTATGAATTCACCAAGTTACAACATGTGCAG GACTTGTCTGGGGAACATACTGGAGCTGTTTGGTGTATGAAATTTAGTTCCTGTGGACGTTTATTAGCCACTGCTGGTCAAGATAAAGTGTTACGCATTTGGGTTCTTAAAGATGCCTATCCTTTCTTCCAG GATATGCGAACTAAATATAATGCTGATCAAAAATCTTCACCCACTCCATCCCAAGAATCGTTGGTCTCACAGCATTCGGCTGAAGATGCTATTGCCATGGCTACGGCCGCTGAAAAATGTACTGGTCCGTTTATGCCAAAATCTTTTTGTACCTATATAGGCCATACCTCCGACTTACTTGATGTTTCCTGGTCTAAGAATTATTTCATATTATCTAGTTCCATGGACAAAACCGTACGCTTGTGGCATATATCACGAAAAGAGTGTCTTTGTTGCTTTCAGCACATTGATTTTGTTACGGCCATAGCATTTCATCCACGTGATGATCGGTATTTTCTTAGTGGCAGTTTAGATGGTAAATTACGTTTGTGGAATATTCCCGATAAGAAGGTAGCCTTGTGGAATGAAGTGGATGGCCAAACGAAACTAATCACAGCTgccaacttttgtcaaaatggacaATTTGCTGTTGTAGGTTCCTATGATGGTCGTTGTATTTTCTACAATACCGATCAATTGAAATATCACACACAAATTCATGTACGTTCGACACGGGGAAAAAATCGTATTGGTCGTAAGATAAGTGGTATAGAACCAATGCCTGGCGAGGATAAAATTGTGGTGACATCGAATGATAGTCGAGTGCGTTTGTATGACTTGAGAGATTTGAACTTGTCGTGTAAATATAAGGGCTATTTAAATGCCTCGTCGCAAATAAAGGCCTCCTtcagtcatgatggcaaatataTAATAGCTGGTTCGGAAAATCAGTGTATTTATATATGGAAAACTAATCATGATTATTCGAAATTAAGTTCG GTCCGTCGTGATCGCAGCGATTTTTGGGAAGGCATTAAAGCTCACAATGCTACCGTTACTTGTGCAATATTTGCTCCACATCCAGAGGCCATTATTAAACCAGAACCTGAcgagatttctaaagaaaag caaactaATAATCAACCAGATCCTTTGGTTGAACAGCATAAAAAAGGTTGTGGCTATGTTATGGTTAGTGCAGATTTCAATGGAGCCATTAAGGTCTTTATTAATAAGACCAAACCCAAACACAGTAGCTTGCCCTACACAGCGATAGCCGATTGA
- the LOC142242921 gene encoding uncharacterized protein LOC142242921, giving the protein MYLKNSIICFIFVIGCGKGLENSGGNSTELQLRTTSKFIRDNCQCKSQWQCECCAKVNNDMFNIHQKLCADWFIFSRTWDIRANVRLNERVLYTNVFSAFNIPPFCFPIWPALALSSCFQVHSISQHEFNTLHACGNVTMNFITFNIFNWSLGCMDIGTGGIQTVEPNHDIVNSNTEKPPEIELETSDSINNKN; this is encoded by the exons atgtatttaaaaaattcaatcatCTGTTTCATATTCGTTATTGGATGTGGCAAAGGACTTGAGAATTCTGGTGGCAATTCAACAGAACTACAATTGAGGACAACATCCAAATTCATCAGAGATAATTGTCAATGTAAATCACAATGGCAGTGTGAATGTTGTGCCAAAGTTAATAATGATATGTTTAATATCCATCAAAAat TATGTGCTGATTGGTTTATTTTCTCCAGAACATGGGATATACGCGCTAATGTCCGTCTCAACGAACGCGTTCTATACACAAACGTTTTTTCCGCCTTCAACATTCCACCATTCTGTTTTCCCATTTGGCCAGCACTAGCCTTGAGTAGCTGTTTCCAGGTGCACAGTATCAGTCAGCATGAATTTAATACCCTGCATGCATGCGGAAATGTAACAATGAATTTTATCACTTTTAATATATTCAATTGGTCCCTTGGCTGCATGGATATAGGAACGGGAGGAATACAAACGGTAGAACCGAATCACGATATAGTCAATTCTAATACCGAAAAGCCACCAGAAATTGAATTGGAAACTAGTGattcaattaataataaaaattag
- the LOC142222167 gene encoding uncharacterized protein LOC142222167 isoform X2 codes for MSKQGTDSDSSEEFFDAEDSTPNRVSTLSRKSIIDNSQAPQEFIYPDPAVRVASSDSDATPIGTVTPATSSPSSSLSARCTKQDVFVEPKPVQATNSSTDGVFANRPTHPFKVVENDAMSVQSMTSLGRVGRILAGSIDPSSMSIDREYFANSSQQQQRLQQNQLVNSGSSSTLSSLKSASIPPSQNETSSSRAFATPPATTSSFGGATDAAPVTLQEPDVIASTKLAHSKTTDSITSSGPVAPPRRKKKSKKGSSSSSDHFNMNDGMRLPTVDTDTDSDTRSVKSVRDVQQRLRDDLVKEIEKSWNETSSLQNSIAGSGTTSITTGVGNAAICAGGSSGGITTSATMPMTLGGAGGVLTSISALGGNVSSACSSVNVSSNTVVSASGTSLSQMSICNARPVTTAAIGGSINRISHSLGNSSTSVYSKPSPSNSAKSNSAPGRVSSIDPSQSLNLYKATQGGYVVKPRDEQSNKAEGPTLEEMERIERIFSDNNSPRPKLGTGSNSLGSGTRYPSLIYRSSSDKERRKSAGDEDVLKQMNIDVRIRTNSGKQLSDIEILEQVPVTNLETGETMPLSEVRSPPVPEGWNPLSLHIHKLTSHLEVTQKESDDESVIGIPPSSEGQPQEEDEGETEDGSRLKKKTAKIKRFFGSTMRKTVDKAKSLASEVSHARHKEDVADIVDVMNPEQNIKIKASSTNKGPYEFTKLQHVQDLSGEHTGAVWCMKFSSCGRLLATAGQDKVLRIWVLKDAYPFFQDMRTKYNADQKSSPTPSQESLVSQHSAEDAIAMATAAEKCTGPFMPKSFCTYIGHTSDLLDVSWSKNYFILSSSMDKTVRLWHISRKECLCCFQHIDFVTAIAFHPRDDRYFLSGSLDGKLRLWNIPDKKVALWNEVDGQTKLITAANFCQNGQFAVVGSYDGRCIFYNTDQLKYHTQIHVRSTRGKNRIGRKISGIEPMPGEDKIVVTSNDSRVRLYDLRDLNLSCKYKGYLNASSQIKASFSHDGKYIIAGSENQCIYIWKTNHDYSKLSSVRRDRSDFWEGIKAHNATVTCAIFAPHPEAIIKPEPDEISKEKQTNNQPDPLVEQHKKGCGYVMVSADFNGAIKVFINKTKPKHSSLPYTAIAD; via the exons ATGAGTAAACAAGGAACCGATTCCGACAGCTCCGAAGAATTTTTCGATGCGGAAGATTCTACACCCAATAGGGTGTCAACACTAAG ccGCAAATCTATCATTGACAACTCTCAAGCACCTCAGGAATTTATATACCCCGATCCTGCGGTTAGAGTCGCTTCTTCGGACAGTGACGCCACACCCATTGGCACTGTCACTCCGGCCACAAGTAGTCCCAGCAGTAGTTTGAGTGCACGATGCACAAAGCAAGATGTTTTCGTTGAACCAAAACCAGTGCAGGCCACT AATAGTTCAACAGATGGGGTATTTGCGAATCGCCCCACTCATCCATTTAAGGTGGTGGAAAATGATGCCATGAGTGTACAAAGTATGACATCTTTAGGTCGGGTTGGGCGAATATTAGCGGGGAGCATTGATCCATCTTCGATGAGCATTGATCGTGAATATTTCGCTAATAGTAGCCAGCAACAGCAACGCCTTCAGCAGAACCAATTGGTGAATAGTGGGTCTTCGTCGACTCTTAGCAGCCTAAAGTCTGCAAGCATTCCACCTAGTCAAAATGAAACAAGCAGTAGTCGTGCATTTGCAACACCACCAGCGACAACTTCTAGTTTTGGGGGTGCCACTGATGCCGCCCCCGTAACATTGCAAGAACCTGACGTAATAGCAAGTACGAAATTGGCCCAttctaaaactacggattctattacATCTAGTGGACCCGTTGCGCCACCTAGACGAAAAAAGAAGTCGAAAAAAGGATCTTCAAGTTCGTCGGATCATTTTAATATGAATGATGGCATGCGTTTGCCAACAGTAGATACAGATACGGATAGTGATACACGGTCTGTTAAAAGTGTTCGCGATGTCCAACAAAGATTAAGAGACGATTTGGTGAAGGAAATCGAAAAAAGTTGGAATGAAACGAGTTCCTTACAAAATAGCAtcgctggaagtggtacaacaaGCATAACAACTGGAGTTGGAAATGCTGCCATTTGCGCTGGCGGTAGTAGCGGTGGTATAACAACATCGGCTACTATGCCCATGACACTGGGTGGCGCGGGAGGTGTCCTTACTAGTATTAGTGCCTTAGGCGGTAATGTTTCCTCAGCCTGTTCGTCTGTTAATGTTTCCAGTAATACCGTAGTATCCGCATCAGGCACTTCTTTGAGTCAAATGTCAATATGTAATGCACGTCCAGTAACTACCGCAGCCATAGGAGGTTCTATAAATCGTATATCACATTCTCTTGGTAATAGTTCCACATCTGTCTACTCTAAGCCTAGTCCATCGAATTCTGCTAAAAGTAATTCTGCACCTGGTCGCGTAAG CTCCATTGATCCTTCACAGAGTTTAAATCTATATAAAGCCACCCAAGGTGGGTATGTGGTCAAACCACGAGATGAGCAATCCAATAAGGCTGAAGGCCCAACCTTGGAAGAAATGGAACGCATTGAACGTATATTTAGTGATAATAATAGTCCAAGACCGAAATTAGGCACCGGATCGAACAGTTTGGGAAGCGGTACAAG GTATCCCTCATTAATTTATCGTTCCAGTAGTGATAAGGAACGCCGCAAATCTGCCGGCGATGAAGACGTTTTAAAACAAATGAATATTGATGTTCGTATAAGAACGAATTCTGGTAAACAATTATCCGATATAGAAATACTCGAACAAGTGCCAGTAACAAATCTTGAAACTGGCGAAACAATGCCATTGTCCGAAGTTCGGTCTCCTCCTGTGCCAGAGGGTTGGAATCCTTTATCGTTGCATATTCATAAGCTAACATCACATTTAGAGGTGACACAAAAGGAATCTGATGATGAGAGTGTCATTGGTATACCACCAAGTAGTGAGGGACAGCCACAAGAGGAGGACGAGGGTGAGACTGAAGATGGTAGCCGTTTGAAGAAGAAAACTGCAAAAATTAAGCGATTTTTCGGTTCAACTATGCGAAAGACGGTGGACAAAGCAAAATCCTTGGCCTCAGAGGTTAGCCATGCTCGTCATAAAGAAGATGTGGCCGATATTGTTGATGTCATGAATCCtgagcaaaatattaaaataaaagcaTCATCGACGAACAAAGGACCGTATGAATTCACCAAGTTACAACATGTGCAG GACTTGTCTGGGGAACATACTGGAGCTGTTTGGTGTATGAAATTTAGTTCCTGTGGACGTTTATTAGCCACTGCTGGTCAAGATAAAGTGTTACGCATTTGGGTTCTTAAAGATGCCTATCCTTTCTTCCAG GATATGCGAACTAAATATAATGCTGATCAAAAATCTTCACCCACTCCATCCCAAGAATCGTTGGTCTCACAGCATTCGGCTGAAGATGCTATTGCCATGGCTACGGCCGCTGAAAAATGTACTGGTCCGTTTATGCCAAAATCTTTTTGTACCTATATAGGCCATACCTCCGACTTACTTGATGTTTCCTGGTCTAAGAATTATTTCATATTATCTAGTTCCATGGACAAAACCGTACGCTTGTGGCATATATCACGAAAAGAGTGTCTTTGTTGCTTTCAGCACATTGATTTTGTTACGGCCATAGCATTTCATCCACGTGATGATCGGTATTTTCTTAGTGGCAGTTTAGATGGTAAATTACGTTTGTGGAATATTCCCGATAAGAAGGTAGCCTTGTGGAATGAAGTGGATGGCCAAACGAAACTAATCACAGCTgccaacttttgtcaaaatggacaATTTGCTGTTGTAGGTTCCTATGATGGTCGTTGTATTTTCTACAATACCGATCAATTGAAATATCACACACAAATTCATGTACGTTCGACACGGGGAAAAAATCGTATTGGTCGTAAGATAAGTGGTATAGAACCAATGCCTGGCGAGGATAAAATTGTGGTGACATCGAATGATAGTCGAGTGCGTTTGTATGACTTGAGAGATTTGAACTTGTCGTGTAAATATAAGGGCTATTTAAATGCCTCGTCGCAAATAAAGGCCTCCTtcagtcatgatggcaaatataTAATAGCTGGTTCGGAAAATCAGTGTATTTATATATGGAAAACTAATCATGATTATTCGAAATTAAGTTCG GTCCGTCGTGATCGCAGCGATTTTTGGGAAGGCATTAAAGCTCACAATGCTACCGTTACTTGTGCAATATTTGCTCCACATCCAGAGGCCATTATTAAACCAGAACCTGAcgagatttctaaagaaaag caaactaATAATCAACCAGATCCTTTGGTTGAACAGCATAAAAAAGGTTGTGGCTATGTTATGGTTAGTGCAGATTTCAATGGAGCCATTAAGGTCTTTATTAATAAGACCAAACCCAAACACAGTAGCTTGCCCTACACAGCGATAGCCGATTGA